AATGCCCCTAGCAGCCGAGATTGTCGTTACAGCATCCACTTCGATGGCAGCATTTCGATCACACCGCTGAAAGACTACGAGATGAGCATGACTTACAGTGTCAAAGACACCAAAGGCAATGAATCTAACGTGGCCACAGTGAAGATCAACGTTTACCGCTAAGGTATACTGCCAACATAACCTCAAGCCCCGCCGTTGCGGGGCTTTATTTTTGGGTACTGATTTGCGCGCCATCTCTCATTTCCCCCACCACATCCCTATTAACAATTTATTAACTAGAACTATTTCAAACTATTTCTATACTGAATAGTGACAGAAAAACAGGCAGTTATTTTTTACAACTGAAAGAAAGTGCCCATTAGGTGGATAAATCACGGGGATACGCTTTTGGATGTAACTGTTAATAATGGCGATAAAACGTCAATTTCTCATGATAAGGAATAACAGGACGTAATTATGAAGCAAACCCTCAGCTCAACCTTGGCCGCATCAGCTCTTGCTCTCATTCTTGCTGGCTGTGATAGTGGTGGAAACAGTCAGGATCAAGAAATGATCCAATCGCTACAGAGCAAAATTGAAACCCTTGAGCAACAGCTTGCGCAAGCCACAGGCGGTACCGTTGAAACTGTTGAGTCAGGTGCGGAGGAGCTTAAAGCTAAAATTGCAGAGCTTGAAAACCAGCTTGCGGCAAAGGCTGGTGACAGCGACAGTGCGCCAACCTCTACTGCTAGCTCAGAGACCTTGGCCAAAGTGCAGAAGCAAGGATATCTCCAGTGCGGAGTAACAACCGGTTTGCCGGGCTTTTCCAACCCCAATGAAAAAGGCGAATGGGAAGGTCTTGATGTGGAATTCTGCCAGGCAGTGGCAGCCGCTATCCTGGGCGATAAAACCAAGGTGAAATATATCCCGCTGACTGCTAAAGAGCGCTTTACTGCTCTGCAGTCGGGTGAAATTGACCTGTTATCGCGCAATACGACCTGGACCCTTCACCGTGATACCGCCTTGGGGATCAACTTTGCCGGTGTTAACTACTATGACGGCCAAGGCTTCATGATCAACAAAGCCCTTGAAATCGAAAGTGCCGCCGAGCTCGATGGCGCAGCCGTATGCGTGCAGTCAGGAACCACAACAGAGCTCAACCTCGCAGATTACTTCCGCCATCGCGAAATGAAATACACCCCTGTTGTCTTCGATACAGCCGCCCAAACGGTAAAAGGCTTTGAAGCCGGCCGCTGCGATGCGCTAACCACGGATCAATCTGGCTTATATGCCCTGCGACTCAACCTGCCGGATCCATCTTCGGCAGTAGTACTGCCAGATATCATTTCCAAAGAGCCTCTCGGTCCCGCAGTCCGTCAAGGGGACGACCAGTGGTTCAATATTGTGAAATGGACGCTGAATGCCATGATTACCGCTGAAGAGCTTGGGGTGTCATCGCACAACGTCGACGACATGAAAATGTCCAATGATCCCAACATCCGCCGCTTGATTGGCGCTGACGGCCCCAAAGGGAAAGGCCTTGGCCTCAATGATGACTGGGCCTACCAGGTCATCAAGCAGGTCGGCAACTACGGTGAAAGCTTTGAGCGTACTGTCGGCATGAGCTCTCCGCTGGAAATCAAGCGTGGTATCAACGCCCTATGGAATGATGGCGGGCTGTTATATGCGCCGCCAATGCGCTAGTGATCATTGCGATTGCTAGTTAATCGGGAGGGGGGATG
This Photobacterium gaetbulicola Gung47 DNA region includes the following protein-coding sequences:
- a CDS encoding amino acid ABC transporter, periplasmic amino acid-binding protein (COG0834), with translation MKQTLSSTLAASALALILAGCDSGGNSQDQEMIQSLQSKIETLEQQLAQATGGTVETVESGAEELKAKIAELENQLAAKAGDSDSAPTSTASSETLAKVQKQGYLQCGVTTGLPGFSNPNEKGEWEGLDVEFCQAVAAAILGDKTKVKYIPLTAKERFTALQSGEIDLLSRNTTWTLHRDTALGINFAGVNYYDGQGFMINKALEIESAAELDGAAVCVQSGTTTELNLADYFRHREMKYTPVVFDTAAQTVKGFEAGRCDALTTDQSGLYALRLNLPDPSSAVVLPDIISKEPLGPAVRQGDDQWFNIVKWTLNAMITAEELGVSSHNVDDMKMSNDPNIRRLIGADGPKGKGLGLNDDWAYQVIKQVGNYGESFERTVGMSSPLEIKRGINALWNDGGLLYAPPMR